From Pedobacter indicus, a single genomic window includes:
- a CDS encoding riboflavin synthase, protein MFTGIIETVGTVKKIKAEGTNLHFTVNSSLSNELKIDQSVSHNGVCLTVVEVNGDEHLVTAVHETLNKSTLGDLKEGDLLNLERCTPVGGRLDGHIVQGHVDQKAVCIDKKDENGSWLFSFRYDPSFGNITVEKGSISINGVSLTVFNSKNDSFTVTIIPYTYEHTSFKDIEIGTEVNLEFDIVGKYVARLLATRGLTH, encoded by the coding sequence ATGTTTACAGGTATCATTGAGACCGTCGGAACGGTCAAAAAAATAAAAGCAGAAGGCACTAACCTTCACTTTACAGTCAACTCTTCACTATCGAACGAGTTAAAAATCGATCAAAGTGTCTCACACAACGGTGTATGTTTAACCGTTGTCGAAGTCAACGGCGACGAACACCTAGTTACAGCAGTCCATGAAACCTTAAATAAAAGCACACTAGGTGATCTGAAAGAAGGAGATCTGCTCAACCTGGAGCGCTGCACCCCTGTCGGCGGGCGTCTTGACGGCCATATTGTCCAAGGTCATGTAGACCAAAAAGCTGTATGTATCGATAAGAAAGACGAAAATGGAAGTTGGCTCTTCTCTTTCAGATACGACCCGTCGTTTGGCAATATTACGGTCGAAAAAGGCTCCATTAGCATTAATGGAGTCAGTCTCACCGTTTTTAACTCGAAAAACGACAGTTTCACCGTGACAATAATTCCATACACTTATGAGCACACCAGTTTCAAAGACATAGAAATCGGTACTGAAGTCAACCTCGAATTTGACATCGTTGGTAAATATGTAGCCCGACTTTTGGCTACACGCGGATTAACTCACTAA
- a CDS encoding acetyl-CoA carboxylase biotin carboxylase subunit, with translation MKKILIANRGEIAIRVIRSAHEMGISTVAVYSDADRTALHVQHADEAVYIGKSSASDSYLSISKIIEACKQTNVDAVHPGYGFLSENPLFAKALEKESIKLIGPSSEAMELMGNKLSAKKLALAHKIPLLKGTSHPISDTNEALQQARDIGFPILIKAAAGGGGKGMRIVQDQEDFLNELKLAISEASSAFGDGSVFLERYISAPKHVEIQVLADEHGNSIYLFERECSIQRRHQKVIEEAPCSVLTPAIREKMGKCALDLVKACNYTGAGTVEFIVDNQLNFYFLEMNTRLQVEHPITELITGVDLVKEQINIAQGKVLSLTQEDVNIQGHAIELRIYAEDPKNNFLPDTGMLDNYKIPSGPGVRVDNAYDIGMEVSVYYDPMIAKLSVWGKDRHEAIQRMKRAITEYKITGIKNTLNFGSFVMDHPAFQDGSYNTKFIDIHFQSESIENCDKDALISALIGNYLFKKKQQPDPLSNSQKNNSRSNWRRNRTN, from the coding sequence ATGAAGAAGATTCTAATCGCTAATCGCGGAGAGATTGCCATTCGAGTCATTCGTTCGGCTCATGAAATGGGAATTTCAACCGTTGCTGTCTATTCAGACGCCGACCGCACCGCATTACACGTTCAGCATGCTGATGAGGCTGTTTATATCGGTAAATCCTCCGCATCAGATTCTTATTTATCCATTTCAAAGATCATCGAAGCTTGTAAACAAACCAACGTAGATGCCGTCCACCCCGGATATGGTTTTCTATCCGAGAACCCTCTCTTTGCCAAGGCTCTGGAAAAAGAAAGTATCAAATTGATTGGTCCTTCCTCTGAGGCGATGGAATTAATGGGAAATAAACTCTCAGCTAAAAAGCTAGCATTAGCGCATAAAATCCCCCTATTAAAGGGGACAAGCCACCCCATCTCAGACACAAACGAAGCATTACAACAAGCCAGGGATATTGGTTTTCCCATCCTGATCAAGGCAGCAGCTGGTGGCGGTGGAAAAGGTATGCGTATTGTTCAAGACCAAGAAGATTTTCTGAATGAATTAAAACTAGCCATATCGGAAGCCAGCTCTGCCTTTGGTGATGGTTCCGTATTTTTAGAGCGTTATATTTCTGCACCCAAACATGTCGAAATCCAAGTATTGGCAGATGAACATGGCAACAGCATTTACCTGTTCGAACGGGAGTGCTCTATCCAACGAAGGCATCAAAAGGTTATCGAAGAAGCTCCTTGCAGCGTCCTAACACCGGCCATCCGGGAAAAAATGGGGAAATGCGCTCTGGATCTAGTTAAAGCTTGCAACTACACAGGTGCAGGAACTGTCGAGTTTATTGTCGACAACCAGCTAAACTTTTATTTTCTCGAAATGAACACTCGACTTCAGGTAGAACATCCCATAACAGAGCTGATCACCGGAGTTGACCTCGTTAAAGAGCAGATTAATATTGCTCAGGGAAAGGTGCTATCTTTAACGCAGGAAGATGTCAACATCCAAGGCCACGCTATTGAATTACGCATCTATGCTGAGGATCCTAAAAACAACTTTCTTCCAGACACAGGTATGTTAGATAATTACAAGATTCCGTCCGGACCGGGTGTTCGTGTAGATAATGCTTATGACATTGGCATGGAAGTTTCCGTCTATTACGATCCGATGATCGCTAAATTGAGCGTTTGGGGAAAAGATCGCCACGAAGCAATCCAGCGAATGAAACGTGCAATCACAGAATATAAAATCACCGGCATCAAGAATACATTAAATTTCGGATCTTTTGTAATGGATCATCCAGCTTTTCAAGACGGAAGCTACAATACAAAATTTATTGACATACATTTCCAATCGGAATCGATAGAGAACTGCGATAAAGACGCCCTAATTTCAGCTTTAATCGGTAATTATCTTTTCAAAAAGAAACAACAACCTGACCCTCTATCAAATTCCCAGAAAAACAATAGTCGTTCAAATTGGAGAAGGAATCGCACAAATTAA
- a CDS encoding N-acetylglucosamine kinase encodes MIIIADGGSTKTNWCVIDNSGKKIYFNTEGYNPYFVSKEYIQSSLKKGLPEDLNLEDITEVHYYGAGVHNEEKAEIIKDAFSHFFTKAEIAVGHDLLAAARALLGTETGFAAILGTGTNTCIYDGEDVAMNIDSAAYILGDEGSGCYIGKKLLTDYVRGLMPENVRQEFWNTYKITPDEVMDRVYTQPLANRFCASFSKFAYDCAVNIEYLRGIVKSSFADFFTNLVSKYPDYKNYSFNCIGSVGYNFRNVLEETASEFGMTTGRIIRSPIDDLVKYHINQAKK; translated from the coding sequence ATGATCATTATTGCAGACGGCGGGTCGACAAAAACAAATTGGTGTGTCATAGATAATTCTGGTAAGAAAATCTATTTTAACACGGAAGGTTATAACCCTTATTTTGTAAGTAAAGAATACATTCAGAGTTCTTTGAAAAAGGGCTTGCCTGAAGACCTGAATCTGGAGGATATTACAGAGGTACATTACTATGGTGCTGGTGTACATAATGAAGAAAAAGCTGAGATTATCAAAGATGCATTTAGTCACTTTTTTACCAAAGCGGAAATAGCTGTCGGGCATGACCTGTTAGCCGCAGCTCGCGCTTTATTGGGAACAGAAACAGGCTTTGCCGCAATTTTGGGTACGGGTACGAATACATGTATCTATGACGGTGAAGATGTTGCTATGAATATTGATTCTGCTGCATATATTTTGGGGGATGAGGGGAGTGGTTGTTATATCGGGAAAAAACTATTGACTGATTATGTACGTGGGTTGATGCCGGAAAATGTAAGACAGGAGTTTTGGAATACATATAAGATAACGCCGGATGAGGTAATGGATCGTGTATATACGCAACCTTTGGCGAATCGTTTTTGTGCCAGCTTCAGTAAGTTTGCTTATGACTGTGCTGTGAATATTGAATATTTGAGAGGGATTGTTAAGTCATCGTTTGCAGACTTTTTTACAAACCTGGTTTCTAAGTATCCAGATTACAAAAATTATAGTTTTAACTGTATTGGCTCGGTTGGATATAACTTTAGGAATGTGTTGGAGGAAACTGCATCAGAGTTTGGGATGACTACAGGCAGGATTATTCGGTCACCAATAGATGATTTGGTGAAATACCATATTAATCAAGCAAAAAAATAA
- a CDS encoding NUDIX hydrolase produces the protein MQTHLPHLQSIFTADCVIFGFDEGEIKVLLVERNEYPYKDWWGLPGFFVEKDETIDDAVERILYEHTGLRNIFMEQLYTFGDLKRHPQGRVITVAYYALLRIKNTLALKPHSDYVKRAEWHPINDLPELAFDHNNIITKSLEKIRSKLKNSSIAFELLPEKFTLTQLQKVYEAISGRSLDKRNFRKKMLNYNILKELDEKQRGVSYRAARLYKFDRRQYAKVFQNELSFGK, from the coding sequence TTGCAAACACATTTACCTCATCTACAGTCCATATTTACGGCAGATTGCGTGATTTTCGGTTTCGACGAAGGCGAAATTAAGGTGTTGCTCGTTGAGAGAAACGAATATCCCTATAAAGACTGGTGGGGCCTACCTGGTTTTTTTGTCGAAAAAGACGAAACCATTGATGATGCTGTCGAGCGTATTTTATATGAGCACACAGGCTTACGCAATATTTTCATGGAGCAGCTTTATACTTTTGGTGACCTAAAACGTCATCCTCAAGGTCGGGTTATCACAGTAGCCTATTATGCTCTATTACGAATAAAGAATACGCTGGCTCTTAAACCTCACTCCGATTATGTAAAACGAGCAGAGTGGCATCCTATCAATGACTTACCCGAATTAGCATTTGATCATAATAACATTATAACAAAGAGCTTAGAGAAAATACGAAGCAAACTAAAAAATAGCAGTATAGCATTTGAGTTATTACCAGAAAAGTTTACCTTAACACAACTACAAAAGGTATACGAGGCCATCTCAGGACGCTCACTTGACAAACGAAACTTTCGAAAGAAAATGCTTAACTATAATATTCTAAAAGAGTTGGACGAAAAACAACGCGGAGTCTCCTATCGCGCAGCTCGTCTCTACAAGTTTGACCGGCGCCAATATGCCAAGGTTTTTCAAAACGAATTATCGTTCGGAAAATAA
- the pfkA gene encoding 6-phosphofructokinase, translating to MAKKINRIGVFTSGGDAPGMNACIRAVVRTALYNDLKVTGILQGYQGMISNQFIDMNSRSVSNIIQLGGTILKTARCTEFRTSEGRKLAYENIKAAGIDALIGIGGDGTFTGIEVFSREFDIPVIGIPGTIDNDLYGSDFTLGFDTACNTVIEAIDKIRDTAASHDRLFFVEVMGRDSGCIALNSGIAGGAEAILMPETGTAIEDLISQLEKAAQGKKTSTIVIIAEGEMNGGAYNVAKRVKSKFDFYDTKVTILGHLQRGGAPSSFDRVLASRLGFAAVNILLAGKSRRVVGLRGNGIVDIDITESINNKAFKLADDMIELSNVLAI from the coding sequence TTGGCGAAAAAAATAAATAGAATCGGAGTTTTTACCTCGGGGGGCGATGCTCCGGGGATGAATGCTTGCATTCGAGCTGTGGTAAGAACGGCTCTTTATAATGATTTAAAGGTAACTGGCATTCTTCAGGGATATCAAGGAATGATTTCTAATCAGTTTATTGATATGAATAGTCGTTCAGTTAGCAATATTATCCAATTAGGCGGAACGATCCTGAAAACAGCGCGGTGTACTGAATTCCGAACTTCTGAGGGTAGAAAGTTGGCTTATGAGAATATTAAAGCGGCGGGTATTGACGCGCTTATTGGTATTGGTGGTGACGGTACGTTTACAGGGATCGAAGTATTTTCGAGAGAGTTTGATATTCCCGTAATCGGAATTCCTGGAACAATCGATAATGATTTATATGGCTCGGACTTTACACTGGGCTTTGATACGGCTTGTAACACAGTTATCGAGGCGATTGATAAGATCAGGGATACAGCAGCCTCTCACGATCGATTGTTTTTCGTGGAAGTGATGGGGCGGGATTCAGGCTGTATTGCATTGAATTCAGGAATAGCAGGTGGTGCTGAAGCGATATTAATGCCTGAGACCGGGACGGCGATAGAAGATTTAATATCACAACTAGAAAAAGCCGCACAAGGGAAGAAAACATCAACCATTGTTATTATTGCGGAAGGCGAAATGAATGGTGGCGCTTATAACGTAGCAAAGCGTGTTAAAAGTAAGTTTGATTTTTATGACACGAAAGTTACGATTCTGGGACATTTACAGCGTGGTGGTGCTCCTTCTAGCTTTGATAGGGTACTAGCGAGCCGTTTGGGTTTCGCTGCAGTAAACATATTGCTGGCAGGTAAGTCCAGACGGGTTGTAGGGCTTCGGGGAAATGGTATTGTTGATATTGATATCACGGAGTCGATTAACAATAAAGCTTTTAAATTGGCAGATGATATGATTGAACTATCAAATGTTCTGGCAATATAG
- the gap gene encoding type I glyceraldehyde-3-phosphate dehydrogenase, with product MKIGINGFGRIGRLAFRAAIKRDDIEIVGVNDLVSPDYLAYMLKYDSTHGRFDGTVEEKDGHLVVNGKTIRVTAEKDPANLKWDEVGAEVILECTGFFLTQELAQKHIEAGAKKVVLSAPAKDDTPTFVVGVNHKELKADQKIVSNASCTTNCLAPMVKVLNDNFGIVEGLMTTVHAVTATQKTVDGPSQKDWRGGRGAYQNIIPSSTGAAKAVGLVIPEIQGKLTGMSFRVPVADVSVVDLTVRLEKPTTYDQIKKAFKDASEGELKGVVGYTEEDVVSEDFKGDPRTSIFDAKAGIALNDNFVKVVAWYDNEWGYSNKLIDLVQEVGKLS from the coding sequence ATGAAAATTGGAATTAACGGATTTGGAAGAATCGGACGTTTAGCTTTTAGAGCTGCGATAAAAAGAGATGACATCGAAATTGTTGGTGTTAACGATTTGGTATCACCGGATTATTTAGCTTACATGCTAAAATATGATTCTACGCACGGTAGATTTGACGGAACTGTTGAGGAGAAAGATGGTCACTTGGTGGTTAACGGTAAAACTATTCGTGTAACTGCTGAAAAAGATCCAGCAAATTTAAAATGGGATGAAGTAGGTGCTGAGGTGATTCTAGAGTGTACTGGTTTTTTCCTAACTCAGGAGTTGGCTCAGAAGCATATTGAAGCAGGTGCTAAAAAAGTAGTACTTTCTGCGCCAGCTAAAGATGATACACCAACTTTCGTTGTAGGGGTGAATCACAAAGAATTAAAAGCAGACCAAAAAATAGTTTCTAATGCATCTTGTACGACAAACTGTTTGGCACCAATGGTTAAAGTCCTGAATGATAATTTCGGTATCGTTGAAGGCTTGATGACTACTGTTCATGCTGTTACTGCCACTCAAAAAACGGTTGATGGCCCTTCGCAAAAGGATTGGAGAGGAGGAAGAGGTGCTTATCAAAATATTATTCCTTCGTCAACTGGAGCTGCAAAAGCAGTAGGTTTGGTTATTCCTGAAATTCAAGGAAAATTAACAGGTATGTCTTTCCGGGTACCAGTTGCTGATGTGTCAGTAGTGGATTTGACAGTTCGTTTGGAAAAACCAACGACTTATGATCAAATTAAAAAGGCTTTTAAAGATGCATCTGAAGGAGAGTTGAAGGGTGTGGTAGGATATACAGAAGAGGATGTAGTTTCTGAAGACTTTAAGGGCGACCCACGTACGAGTATCTTTGATGCGAAAGCAGGTATTGCGTTGAATGACAATTTTGTGAAAGTTGTCGCTTGGTACGATAATGAGTGGGGTTACTCTAATAAATTGATAGACTTAGTACAAGAAGTTGGCAAGCTTTCTTAA
- a CDS encoding copper homeostasis protein CutC: MKLEICAGSYKSALIAQEAGADRIELCENLNEGGTTPSFGTLQLVKENITIDINVLIRPRSGDFLYTESEFEIMKEDVLFCKKLGFNGVVIGILLFDGSIDIDRTKTLVQLAKPMSVTFHRAFDVCNNPETALEAIIEAGCDRLLTSGLKNTAIEGSATLKQLIEQANDRIIIMPGSGVKSTNIKFLKELVPAIEWHASAKSIFPSQMEYHNPAIENMGSDIFQSDPVEIKSLLQKLNE, translated from the coding sequence ATGAAATTAGAAATTTGTGCAGGCTCCTACAAATCGGCTCTCATTGCCCAAGAGGCGGGAGCCGACCGAATTGAGCTTTGCGAAAATCTAAACGAAGGGGGTACTACGCCTTCGTTTGGAACCCTTCAACTAGTAAAAGAAAATATTACAATTGACATTAATGTACTCATCAGACCTCGTAGCGGTGATTTTCTATATACCGAAAGCGAATTTGAAATCATGAAAGAAGATGTTCTGTTCTGCAAAAAGTTAGGATTCAATGGTGTTGTTATTGGTATCCTTCTCTTCGATGGCAGTATTGACATCGACCGGACAAAGACGCTCGTCCAATTAGCAAAACCCATGAGCGTCACCTTCCACCGAGCGTTCGATGTCTGTAATAACCCAGAAACAGCGCTGGAGGCTATCATCGAAGCCGGTTGTGATCGATTACTCACCTCGGGGCTTAAAAACACGGCTATCGAAGGTTCAGCGACTTTAAAACAACTTATTGAACAAGCCAACGACCGGATCATCATCATGCCAGGATCAGGAGTAAAATCAACGAACATCAAATTTTTAAAAGAATTAGTACCCGCAATAGAATGGCATGCTTCAGCAAAATCTATATTTCCTTCTCAAATGGAATATCATAATCCGGCAATCGAGAATATGGGTAGTGACATTTTCCAAAGTGATCCGGTAGAAATAAAATCCCTGCTTCAGAAACTTAACGAATAA
- a CDS encoding N(4)-(beta-N-acetylglucosaminyl)-L-asparaginase, with amino-acid sequence MINRRTFLKSGFFSSLSVGSFSTFTPMASFAHRPSHLSNNPIVISTWDFGIAANQAAWEVLKSGGRALDAVEQGVKVPEADLKNQTVGKGGYPDRDGYVTLDACIMDELGNCGSVAALENITHAISIARLVMEKTPHVMLVGEGALQFALENGFKEENLLTPESEKAWKEWLKEGEYQPIINIENQRFSPTKLPGNQYNHDTIGMLALDKNGNLSGACTTSGMAFKMHGRVGDSPIIGAGLYVDNEVGGATSTGVGEEVIRTVGSFLVVELMRQGYSPEDACKEAIQRIIQKKPEKAKEIQVGFLALNKKGEYGSYALQQGFTYAVCNQEKQDTLIKGKSIY; translated from the coding sequence ATGATTAATCGCAGAACATTTCTTAAATCGGGCTTTTTCAGCTCATTATCAGTAGGATCATTTTCAACATTCACACCCATGGCGTCCTTTGCTCATCGTCCTTCTCATCTAAGCAACAATCCAATTGTTATTTCTACTTGGGACTTCGGCATAGCCGCTAATCAAGCAGCCTGGGAAGTACTAAAAAGTGGAGGGAGAGCGCTCGATGCTGTTGAGCAAGGGGTTAAAGTTCCGGAGGCCGACTTAAAGAACCAAACTGTCGGGAAAGGTGGTTATCCCGATCGCGACGGCTACGTCACATTAGACGCTTGCATTATGGATGAACTTGGGAACTGCGGGTCTGTGGCCGCATTAGAGAATATAACTCATGCCATTTCTATTGCACGCCTAGTTATGGAAAAAACACCTCACGTAATGCTCGTAGGTGAAGGTGCGCTACAATTTGCATTGGAAAATGGATTTAAAGAAGAAAATCTATTAACTCCTGAGTCCGAAAAAGCTTGGAAAGAGTGGTTAAAAGAAGGCGAGTATCAACCGATAATCAACATAGAGAATCAGCGTTTTTCACCCACTAAATTACCTGGAAATCAATACAATCATGATACAATCGGGATGCTTGCTTTAGATAAGAACGGCAATCTATCCGGCGCTTGTACCACAAGCGGTATGGCTTTTAAAATGCATGGCCGCGTCGGTGACAGCCCCATCATTGGAGCCGGATTGTACGTCGACAATGAGGTTGGAGGCGCTACATCAACCGGTGTCGGCGAAGAAGTAATCCGCACGGTTGGAAGTTTTTTAGTCGTAGAACTTATGCGCCAGGGTTATAGTCCGGAAGACGCCTGTAAAGAAGCTATTCAACGTATCATCCAAAAGAAGCCCGAAAAAGCAAAAGAAATTCAAGTCGGTTTTTTAGCGTTAAACAAAAAAGGTGAATATGGCTCATACGCGCTTCAACAAGGATTTACATATGCAGTATGCAATCAAGAAAAACAGGACACACTAATCAAAGGTAAAAGTATTTATTAA
- a CDS encoding C40 family peptidase, producing the protein MKSILNKLLLIGILTMVSNSLSAQNWINVKDTENFDKWRDFVVKIKDTYAPDSRDIYLSVYDDEEQAGKYVIETTSTEIQSYVLNEEKGSTFTVKLLPDSDLNGKTKGIINLSVANLRTRPSHSAEMATQTLLGTPVDVLKKLGGYYLIRTPEGYLAYVDRYGVQPKTEEELANWTSRNRAIYVADYGHAYLEANTTSPRVSDLVMGNILTVVSEGEDYWQLEYPDGRLGYVESNRLMKYDDWKAMVKPQADSVLQVAKRMIGVPYLWGGTSIKGVDCSGFTKTSYFMNGLIIPRDASQQYRQGEELNIMTDGDLDVKKAVSNLKKGDLIFFSASKETNPKQPITHVAIYMDNGEFIHAAGIVRINSFDPTAPNYDSQSLTIVGARRYLDNEEFIASHTLNSKKGY; encoded by the coding sequence ATGAAATCGATCCTCAACAAACTTCTTTTAATTGGTATATTAACTATGGTCAGTAATAGTCTTTCTGCACAAAATTGGATTAACGTAAAGGACACGGAGAATTTTGATAAGTGGCGTGATTTTGTTGTAAAAATAAAAGATACGTATGCTCCTGACTCTCGTGACATTTATTTGTCAGTATACGATGATGAAGAACAAGCGGGCAAGTATGTCATTGAGACGACTTCTACTGAAATACAGTCTTATGTTTTGAATGAAGAAAAAGGCTCTACTTTCACTGTAAAATTGCTCCCAGATAGTGATTTGAACGGAAAGACGAAAGGCATTATAAACCTTTCAGTCGCAAATCTTCGTACACGACCAAGCCATTCTGCAGAAATGGCAACTCAAACTTTATTGGGTACGCCGGTTGATGTTTTAAAGAAGTTAGGTGGATATTATTTAATTCGGACGCCGGAAGGGTATCTGGCTTATGTGGATCGGTATGGTGTGCAACCGAAAACCGAGGAAGAATTAGCTAATTGGACAAGCAGAAACCGTGCGATTTACGTTGCAGACTATGGTCATGCTTATCTTGAAGCGAATACGACATCGCCCCGGGTATCTGATTTGGTTATGGGGAATATTTTGACTGTTGTTTCTGAAGGTGAGGATTACTGGCAATTGGAGTATCCGGATGGCCGACTAGGTTATGTGGAGAGTAACCGCCTGATGAAATATGATGATTGGAAAGCGATGGTAAAACCGCAAGCAGATAGTGTGCTCCAAGTTGCGAAGAGAATGATCGGCGTGCCTTATTTATGGGGTGGAACATCTATTAAAGGTGTAGATTGTAGCGGCTTTACGAAAACTAGTTATTTTATGAATGGTCTTATTATTCCACGAGATGCGTCGCAACAGTACCGACAGGGAGAGGAGTTAAACATTATGACGGATGGTGATTTGGATGTGAAGAAAGCAGTGAGTAATTTGAAAAAAGGAGATCTGATATTTTTCTCAGCATCTAAAGAAACGAATCCAAAACAACCGATTACACATGTTGCCATTTATATGGATAATGGCGAGTTTATCCATGCTGCAGGTATTGTACGTATTAATAGTTTTGACCCTACTGCACCGAATTACGATAGTCAATCTTTAACTATTGTTGGTGCGCGCCGGTATTTGGATAACGAGGAATTTATCGCGAGCCACACATTAAACTCCAAAAAAGGGTATTAA
- a CDS encoding dipeptide epimerase — MLNRTSKQDLHFFSDAVVKKMGKFTLYYKPYSLVLNHVFTVASGSRSSTPVVLVALEYDGVVGYGEASMPFYLGESHETVLGFLAQVDLSSFSNPFLTEDILSYVDQLMLKNTAAKASIDIALHDLLGKLMQQPWYRIWGFNPENTPNTSFTIGIDKPDVIREKVKEAKPYKLLKVKLGLDSDKEMIETIREVTDAPICVDVNQGWKDRREALEMAHWLEERGVVFIEQPMPKERIDDNAWLTENSPLPTIADEAVQRLSDVPKASGVYSGINIKLMKCTGLREARAMVELARNYDLKVMLGCMTETSCAISAAAQLAPAVDWADLDGALLIGNDVYQGMWVDDGKIMLSDNPGIGVNFIKN, encoded by the coding sequence ATGTTAAACAGAACGTCTAAACAGGATTTGCATTTTTTTAGCGACGCAGTGGTTAAAAAAATGGGCAAATTTACGCTTTATTATAAACCTTATTCATTGGTGTTAAATCATGTGTTTACGGTGGCTAGTGGTTCACGATCATCGACTCCAGTTGTATTGGTTGCTTTAGAATATGACGGGGTTGTGGGATACGGCGAAGCGTCAATGCCTTTTTATTTGGGCGAGAGTCATGAAACGGTATTAGGATTTTTAGCGCAGGTTGACCTGTCGTCTTTTTCAAATCCTTTTTTGACCGAAGATATTTTGAGTTATGTAGATCAGTTGATGCTTAAGAATACGGCTGCAAAGGCATCGATTGATATTGCTCTGCATGACTTGTTAGGGAAGTTAATGCAGCAACCCTGGTATCGGATATGGGGCTTTAATCCTGAAAACACACCAAACACATCGTTTACTATTGGTATTGATAAGCCTGATGTAATCAGGGAAAAAGTCAAGGAGGCTAAGCCTTATAAGCTTCTAAAAGTAAAGCTGGGTTTGGATAGTGACAAAGAGATGATAGAGACTATTCGTGAGGTAACAGATGCCCCAATCTGTGTAGATGTTAACCAAGGGTGGAAGGACAGGCGGGAAGCGCTGGAAATGGCTCATTGGCTTGAGGAACGTGGGGTAGTATTTATTGAGCAACCGATGCCGAAGGAACGAATTGACGACAATGCCTGGCTGACTGAAAATAGCCCCTTGCCCACGATTGCTGATGAAGCTGTACAGCGGCTTTCGGATGTTCCGAAAGCTAGTGGTGTATATAGTGGTATCAATATTAAATTAATGAAATGTACCGGATTGAGAGAAGCGCGGGCAATGGTAGAATTGGCAAGAAATTATGATTTAAAAGTGATGTTGGGATGTATGACCGAAACCTCCTGTGCGATTAGTGCTGCGGCTCAATTGGCGCCAGCAGTAGATTGGGCTGATCTAGACGGAGCTCTCCTTATTGGCAATGATGTTTATCAGGGTATGTGGGTAGACGACGGGAAAATCATGTTGTCTGATAATCCTGGTATTGGTGTTAATTTTATAAAAAATTGA